One window from the genome of Cryptococcus neoformans var. neoformans JEC21 chromosome 12 sequence encodes:
- a CDS encoding protein-nucleus import-related protein, putative, whose product MEDDREMRGDEPMAPEAGDRYRRDDRDRSRSRERHSSRRDEDRYRSRRRSYSRSHSRSRTRSPHRHRHRSPSRSRSRSRDRRDRDRSRSRDRGERRSYREDRHGGDHRGSGRPRSPRRGSGRYGAPRQDWEKSVDGPMNAPASEAEAHAKVSKRENRLYVGNLAYDCNYKDLANFMERGGGKVVFSEVLTTPAGQSKGCGIVEFASQEEAQRAKAELSDKAFFGRSVFIREDREETARFGAPPIPGKIGIALGEARHFLGNQQPHGFHGHGPAIPNRNLFVGNLPLQASWQDLKDLMRQAGEVIRADIGFRPDGTPKGNGTVVFLNADDAKAAIEMFNGFDWFGNVLEVREDRFAHGGAFRGRGGFRGAFFPRGGFGFRGGFRGGFRGGFMGGGMGMGHMGMNAVAGGVGAGGAAAAGGRNFSNDLYADYNGPEGGEGMAVDQVAPSGLEPIPAEPNQQILVRNLPWSTSNEDLVELFETIGTVTLAEILYSGGQSKGEGIVQFAETADAANASEKFMGWPYGGRALDVQFNPRWHEFSASAIKVPQA is encoded by the exons ATGGAAGACGACAGAGAAATGCGCGGCGACGAACCTATGGCCCCGGAGGCTGGAGATCGAT ATCGAAGGGACGATCGAGATAGGAGCAGGAGCCGAGAACGCCACAGCAGCAGACGCGATGAGGACCGTTACCGAAGC CGTCGCAGATCTTACTCTCGTTCCCACTCGCGCTCCCGAACTCGCTCTCCTCACCGACACCGACACCGTTCCCCTTCGCGTTCTCGATCTCGTTCTCGCGACAGGCGCGACAGGGACCGCTCTCGATCCCGTGACCGTGGGGAGCGACGAAGTTACAGGGAAGACCGTCATGGTGGTGACCACCGTGGTAGCGGCCGACCTCGTTCTCCCCGACGTGGTTCAGGTAGGTATGGTGCGCCCCGACAGGACTGGGAGAAGAGTGTCGACGGGCCTATGAACGCGCCTGCTTCCGAGGCCGAGGCTCACGCCAAGGTCAGCAAGAGAGAGAACAGGTTGTATGTGGGTAACTTGGCGTATGACTGCAATTACAAGGATCTTGCCAACTTCATGGAGCGAG GTGGTGGTAAAGTAGTATTCTCTGAGGTCCTCACCACCCCTGCTGGTCAGTCTAAGGGTTGCGG TATTGTCGAATTTGCCTCTCAGGAGGAAGCCCAGCGAGCCAAAGCCGAGCTCTCTGACAAGGCCTTCTTTGGTCGATCCGTCTTTATTCGAGAAGACCGTGAAGAGACTGCGCGATTCGGCGCTCCTCCCATCCCCGGCAAGATTGGTATCGCCCTTGGTGAAGCTCGTCATTTCCTTGGTAATCAGCAACCTCACGGATTCCACGGCCACGGCCCTGCTATTCCTAACAGGAATCTCTTTGTCGGTAAC cttcctctccaagctTCATGGCAAGACCTTAAGGACCTCATGCGTCAAGCTGGAGAAGTCATCCGTGCCGATATTGGTTTCAGGCCTGACGGTACTCCCAAGGGTAACGGAACAGTTGTCTTCTTGAACGCGGATGATGCCAAGGCTGCTATTGAGATGTTCAATGGCTTTGATTGGTTTGGTAATGTCCTTGAAGTCCGAGAG GACCGATTCGCCCACGGCGGTGCTTTCCGCGGCCGAGGTGGTTTCCGAGGcgctttcttccctcgtGGCGGTTTCGGCTTCCGTGGTGGCTTCCGAGGCGGTTTCCGTGGAGGGTTCATGGGTGGGGGTATGGGCATGGGCCACATGGGCATGAATGCGGTCGCTGGTGGTGTTGGTGCCGGCGGTGCTGCAGCTGCTGGCGGTAGGAATTTCAGCAACGACCTCTATGCCGACTACAACGGACCTGAGGGCGGTGAGGGTATGGCTGTCGACCAGGTTGCGCCATCGGGTTTGGAGCCCATTCCCGCCGAGCCCAACCAGCAGATTCTCGTTCGTAAC CTCCCGTGGTCAACATCCAACGAAGACCTCGTCGAACTGTTTGAGACCATCGGCACCGTTACCCTTGCCGAGATCCTCTACTCTGGTGGTCAAAGTAAGGGAGAAGGTATCGTTCAATTTGCGGAGACGGCAGACGCGGCGAATGCATCTGAGAAGTTTATGGGATGGCCTTATGGTGGTCGTGCTTTGG ATGTGCAATTCAACCCCAGGTGGCACGAGTTCTCTGCTTCGGCTATCAAGGTTCCCCAGGCGTAA